One Saprospiraceae bacterium DNA window includes the following coding sequences:
- a CDS encoding phosphoglucomutase/phosphomannomutase family protein encodes MAISIKFGTDGWRAIIADEYTVENVKRVAEATARFMQQRKMKKAVIGHDCRFGGALFVATTARVLGAYGIKCHVATGFVSTPMISFGVVKLKADIGVVITASHNPPTYNGYKLKASYGGPSIPSDIAAVEALLPDVCSLDKLPTIEELKAKKLFVDADLETMYIRHVKKNFDLRAIKQNPGKLAYDAMYGAGQRAMRKLLPRAICLHCDENPGMHGQAPEPIHRNLLGLSELVRKNPKIIAGIAHDGDADRIGMYDEDGNFVDSHHLLLILLLYLYKYKNLRGKVVFTFSVTDKLKKMAEKFGLPYEITKVGFKYIAEIMTQEDVLVGGEESGGLAVKGHIPERDGIWVGLLVLEFMAKTGKTVKGLVQEVYKEVGAFAFDRDDLHITEAQKQAVIKACNSRAYTAFGAYKIQQVEDLDGWKFHFGDEKWVMIRASGTEPVLRVYAQAGSLAETRKMLDAAKETIL; translated from the coding sequence ATGGCTATTTCTATCAAATTCGGCACCGATGGTTGGCGTGCTATCATCGCCGACGAATACACCGTGGAAAACGTGAAGCGCGTGGCAGAGGCCACCGCCCGTTTCATGCAACAGCGAAAGATGAAAAAGGCCGTCATCGGTCACGATTGCCGTTTCGGGGGGGCGCTTTTCGTCGCCACCACGGCGCGGGTGCTGGGTGCCTACGGCATAAAGTGCCACGTCGCCACCGGATTTGTCAGCACCCCGATGATTAGTTTCGGAGTGGTCAAGTTGAAAGCCGACATTGGGGTGGTCATCACCGCAAGCCACAACCCGCCCACCTACAATGGCTACAAACTCAAGGCTTCTTATGGCGGGCCTTCCATCCCGTCGGACATCGCAGCCGTGGAAGCGCTGCTGCCAGACGTTTGTTCTTTGGACAAACTACCGACCATCGAAGAACTGAAAGCCAAAAAACTGTTCGTGGATGCCGATTTGGAAACGATGTATATCCGCCACGTCAAGAAAAATTTTGACCTAAGAGCCATCAAACAAAACCCCGGCAAACTTGCCTACGATGCCATGTACGGCGCAGGGCAACGGGCGATGCGCAAACTCCTGCCTCGCGCAATATGCTTGCACTGCGACGAGAACCCGGGCATGCACGGCCAAGCACCCGAACCCATCCACCGCAACCTGCTCGGCTTGAGCGAACTGGTGCGCAAAAACCCGAAAATCATCGCGGGCATCGCGCACGACGGCGATGCCGACCGCATCGGGATGTACGACGAGGACGGCAACTTCGTGGACAGCCACCACCTCTTGCTCATTCTTTTGCTTTATCTCTACAAATACAAAAACCTGCGCGGCAAGGTGGTTTTTACCTTCTCCGTCACGGACAAATTGAAAAAAATGGCTGAAAAATTCGGCCTCCCCTACGAAATCACGAAGGTAGGATTCAAGTACATCGCCGAAATCATGACTCAGGAAGACGTGCTGGTGGGTGGCGAGGAATCGGGCGGCTTGGCGGTGAAAGGCCATATCCCGGAGCGCGACGGCATCTGGGTAGGGTTGCTGGTGCTTGAGTTCATGGCCAAAACCGGCAAAACGGTGAAGGGGCTGGTGCAGGAAGTGTATAAGGAAGTGGGTGCTTTTGCCTTCGACCGCGATGATTTGCACATCACGGAAGCTCAAAAGCAGGCCGTCATAAAGGCATGCAACAGCCGCGCTTACACGGCTTTTGGTGCCTACAAAATCCAGCAGGTGGAAGATTTGGACGGCTGGAAATTCCATTTTGGCGACGAAAAATGGGTCATGATACGCGCTTCCGGCACGGAGCCGGTGCTGCGGGTGTATGCCCAAGCAGGGTCGTTGGCCGAAACGCGCAAGATGCTGGATGCCGCTAAGGAGACGATTCTCTGA
- a CDS encoding protein-L-isoaspartate(D-aspartate) O-methyltransferase, with translation MVDALRRRGIADETVLAAMNAVPRHFFLDKAFEEHAYEDKPFPIGQEQTISQPFTVAYQTALLLVKPGDRVLEIGTGSGYQAAILAALGGKVYTVERQEALYFSAKKLLADMGIRAVKCYFRDGTKGLPEFAPYDKIIVTAGAPVVPDALRQQLAIGGILVIPVGEDVQYMYRLERIGESEFREEMLDAFRFVPFLEGVAKKQ, from the coding sequence ATGGTGGATGCCCTGCGCCGACGCGGCATCGCCGACGAGACCGTGCTGGCTGCCATGAATGCCGTGCCGCGCCACTTTTTCTTGGATAAAGCCTTCGAGGAACACGCCTACGAGGACAAGCCTTTCCCGATTGGACAAGAGCAGACCATATCGCAGCCGTTCACCGTGGCTTACCAAACGGCTCTGCTGCTCGTGAAGCCCGGCGACCGTGTGCTCGAGATCGGCACGGGTTCGGGCTACCAAGCGGCGATTCTGGCCGCTTTGGGGGGCAAGGTCTATACCGTGGAGCGGCAAGAGGCGCTTTATTTTAGTGCCAAAAAACTGTTGGCCGACATGGGCATCCGGGCGGTGAAATGTTACTTCCGCGATGGCACGAAAGGTTTGCCGGAGTTTGCGCCCTACGACAAAATCATCGTGACGGCGGGCGCGCCGGTAGTGCCCGACGCGTTGCGGCAGCAATTGGCCATAGGCGGCATTTTGGTCATCCCGGTGGGCGAAGATGTGCAGTATATGTACCGGTTAGAGCGCATCGGGGAGTCGGAGTTCAGGGAGGAAATGCTGGATGCGTTTCGGTTCGTGCCTTTTTTGGAAGGGGTGGCGAAAAAGCAGTGA
- the katG gene encoding catalase/peroxidase HPI, translating to MSNTTNDAAKCPFTGVSSKNGKASIGTHNRDWWPNRLNLNILRQNSSLSDPMDKDFNYRESFKSLDYEALKKDLHALMTDSQDWWPADFGHYGPLFIRMAWHAAGTYRTADGRGGAGKGLQRFAPLNSWPDNANLDKARRLLWPIKQKYGSKISWADLMILAGNVALESMGFKTFGFSGGREDVWEPDESIYWGAENEWLGDKNRYSGERDLENPLAAVQMGLIYVNPEGPGGNPDPIAAARDIRETFGRMAMNDEETVALIAGGHTFGKSHGAGDPSLVGPEPEAATIEEQGLGWTSKYGSGKGADTITGGPEVTWTKTPQRWSHDFFRHLFEYEWELTKGPAGAYHWVAKNADEVIPDAHIPSKMHRPTMLTTDLSLRFDPIYEKISRRFYEHPDEFADAFARAWFKLTHRDMGPIARYIGKEVPKENLIWQDPIPALDHKLVDAADIDALKQRVLASGLSVAELVSTAWASASTYRDSDKRGGANGARIRLAPQRYWAVNNPTQLSKVLDALGKIQQDFNAAQTGGKKISLADLIVLAGCAAIEKAAKSAGHDIKVPFAPGRMDASQEQTDVESFSVMEPYADGFRNYLKGRTAVPAEHLLVDRAQLLTLTAPEMTVLVGGLRVLKTNYNNSENGVLTHRPEALTNDFFVNLLDMGTVWQATDEGKYHYEGRDRKTGNTKWKATRVDLIFGSNSELRALAEVYASADAGEKFVKDFVAAWNKVMNLDRFDLH from the coding sequence ATGTCGAACACCACAAACGATGCTGCAAAATGCCCTTTCACTGGCGTTTCTTCCAAAAATGGAAAGGCATCCATAGGCACACACAACCGTGATTGGTGGCCCAATCGCTTGAATCTGAACATCCTCCGGCAAAATTCATCCCTATCCGACCCAATGGACAAGGATTTCAACTACCGTGAGTCGTTCAAGTCGCTGGACTACGAAGCATTGAAAAAAGACCTGCACGCGCTCATGACTGACTCGCAGGATTGGTGGCCAGCCGATTTCGGTCACTACGGCCCCCTGTTCATCCGCATGGCTTGGCACGCTGCCGGCACCTACCGTACCGCCGACGGGCGCGGAGGCGCGGGCAAGGGACTTCAACGCTTTGCTCCGCTCAACAGCTGGCCCGACAACGCCAACCTCGACAAAGCAAGACGCCTGCTTTGGCCTATCAAACAAAAATACGGCAGCAAAATCTCTTGGGCCGACCTCATGATTCTGGCAGGCAATGTGGCCTTGGAGTCTATGGGCTTCAAAACTTTCGGCTTTTCTGGAGGCCGCGAAGACGTGTGGGAGCCTGATGAGAGCATTTACTGGGGCGCTGAAAACGAATGGTTGGGCGACAAAAATCGCTACTCTGGCGAGCGCGACCTCGAAAACCCGCTCGCAGCGGTGCAAATGGGGCTTATCTACGTCAACCCCGAAGGCCCCGGCGGCAATCCCGACCCCATCGCAGCGGCAAGGGATATCCGGGAGACTTTTGGTCGCATGGCCATGAACGACGAGGAGACGGTGGCGCTCATCGCTGGTGGCCACACCTTCGGCAAATCGCACGGCGCGGGCGACCCAAGTCTCGTCGGCCCGGAGCCAGAAGCCGCCACCATCGAAGAACAAGGATTGGGCTGGACAAGCAAATATGGCTCAGGGAAAGGTGCCGACACCATCACGGGCGGCCCTGAGGTGACATGGACGAAGACCCCGCAGCGCTGGAGCCACGACTTTTTCCGCCATCTGTTCGAGTACGAATGGGAGCTGACCAAAGGTCCCGCAGGTGCCTATCATTGGGTGGCCAAAAATGCCGATGAGGTGATTCCCGATGCGCACATCCCCTCAAAAATGCACCGGCCTACCATGCTCACCACCGACCTCTCGCTGCGCTTTGACCCTATCTATGAAAAAATTTCGAGGCGCTTTTACGAGCATCCCGACGAGTTCGCCGATGCTTTCGCAAGGGCTTGGTTCAAACTGACCCACCGCGACATGGGGCCAATCGCCCGTTACATCGGCAAAGAAGTGCCCAAAGAAAACCTGATTTGGCAAGACCCCATCCCTGCGCTTGACCACAAATTGGTGGATGCGGCGGACATTGATGCCCTCAAACAAAGGGTGTTGGCTTCGGGGCTGTCGGTCGCTGAACTGGTCTCCACCGCTTGGGCATCGGCCTCTACCTACCGCGACTCCGACAAACGGGGTGGCGCCAATGGTGCCAGAATCCGCTTGGCACCGCAACGCTACTGGGCGGTCAACAACCCAACTCAACTGTCGAAAGTACTCGACGCACTCGGAAAAATCCAGCAAGATTTCAACGCCGCACAAACAGGTGGCAAAAAGATTTCGTTGGCCGACCTCATCGTGCTCGCAGGCTGCGCCGCTATCGAAAAAGCAGCAAAAAGCGCAGGCCACGACATCAAAGTGCCCTTTGCGCCCGGGCGCATGGATGCTTCGCAGGAACAGACCGATGTGGAATCGTTCTCCGTCATGGAGCCGTATGCCGATGGTTTCCGCAACTACCTGAAAGGAAGAACGGCGGTGCCAGCTGAACATCTGCTCGTGGACAGGGCGCAACTGCTCACCCTGACGGCACCTGAAATGACGGTGCTCGTCGGCGGCCTGCGCGTGCTGAAAACAAATTACAACAACAGCGAAAACGGCGTGCTCACGCATCGCCCAGAGGCTTTGACCAACGATTTCTTTGTCAACTTGCTTGATATGGGCACGGTGTGGCAAGCCACCGATGAAGGCAAGTACCATTACGAAGGGCGCGACCGCAAAACGGGCAACACCAAGTGGAAAGCCACGCGGGTGGACCTGATTTTTGGGTCAAACTCGGAGCTGAGGGCGTTGGCCGAGGTGTACGCAAGTGCTGATGCCGGCGAAAAATTCGTCAAGGACTTCGTGGCGGCTTGGAATAAGGTGATGAACCTTGACCGCTTCGATTTGCATTGA
- a CDS encoding ABC transporter permease, with the protein MSFPFLIARRYLFAKRSTNAINIITGISVLGVAIGTAALVLVLSVFNGFEDLLAGLFGHFNPQIKVTAAKGKTFEADSLLLTQLRDLPGVMYLSETLEEIAFFEYEGSQDFGVLKGVDESFARVNNIDSTVREGDYILQVEDRNCVVMGAGVRNKLSVNVHNVLSAMTVYMPTEEAGGVLDKPFKTRFVYPMGTFAIQQDFDNQYVLTNIAFMRDLLGVPPGTVSSLEIRCKPGAKVSEVKKQIRAVLGDSFTVRDEYEQNEAFFKVMQLEKWMGFAITSLMLVLMAFNTIGALWMIVLDKQKDISILKSMGATDNTVHRIFLLEGLLLTLLGMGIGLMLALALYFAQKTWGLVGIPQGFLVQSYPIAMRMGDFVPVILTVISIGLLAALPPAQRAVRVPAYLREE; encoded by the coding sequence TTGTCCTTTCCATTCCTCATCGCACGGCGCTATCTGTTCGCCAAACGCAGCACGAATGCCATCAACATCATCACTGGCATCTCGGTGCTGGGTGTCGCCATTGGCACGGCGGCGCTGGTGCTGGTATTGTCCGTTTTTAATGGTTTCGAGGATTTGCTGGCAGGGTTGTTTGGTCATTTCAACCCTCAAATAAAAGTGACCGCCGCGAAAGGCAAAACCTTCGAGGCCGACAGCCTGCTGCTTACGCAGCTGCGCGATTTGCCGGGGGTGATGTACCTGAGCGAGACGCTGGAGGAAATCGCGTTCTTCGAATACGAAGGCTCGCAGGATTTTGGGGTGCTGAAAGGTGTGGACGAGTCATTCGCCCGTGTGAACAACATTGACTCCACCGTGCGGGAAGGCGACTACATTTTGCAAGTCGAAGACCGCAACTGCGTCGTGATGGGAGCGGGCGTGCGCAACAAACTCTCCGTCAACGTGCACAATGTGCTCTCGGCCATGACGGTCTATATGCCGACGGAAGAGGCGGGCGGCGTGCTCGACAAGCCTTTCAAAACACGCTTTGTGTACCCAATGGGCACTTTTGCCATCCAACAAGATTTTGACAATCAGTATGTGTTGACGAATATCGCATTCATGCGCGACTTGCTTGGCGTGCCGCCGGGCACGGTGTCGTCGTTGGAAATACGCTGCAAGCCCGGCGCGAAAGTTTCGGAAGTCAAAAAACAGATTCGAGCCGTGTTGGGCGACAGCTTCACGGTGCGAGATGAGTACGAACAAAACGAGGCATTTTTCAAAGTGATGCAACTTGAAAAATGGATGGGCTTTGCAATCACCAGCCTGATGCTGGTGCTCATGGCGTTCAATACCATCGGGGCGCTGTGGATGATTGTCCTCGACAAGCAAAAAGACATTTCCATCCTCAAAAGCATGGGGGCTACTGACAACACGGTGCATCGCATTTTTTTGCTCGAAGGGCTGCTGCTTACCTTGTTGGGCATGGGCATTGGGTTGATGCTGGCGCTGGCGCTCTACTTCGCGCAGAAGACGTGGGGATTGGTCGGCATCCCACAGGGGTTCTTGGTGCAGAGCTACCCCATCGCCATGCGGATGGGCGATTTTGTGCCCGTCATCCTGACCGTTATCAGTATCGGCTTATTGGCAGCGTTGCCGCCAGCGCAGCGGGCGGTACGGGTGCCAGCGTATTTGAGGGAAGAATGA
- a CDS encoding LysR family transcriptional regulator, with the protein MNLQQMHYIVAVDTYRHFVKAAQSCHVTQASLSMMVQKLEEELGVKIFDRSRHPVAPTPVGQKIIEQARIVVREAAKLKEIVEDETLPISGTLRVGIIPTLAPYLIPLFLQKFLSKYPKVKLQINELTTKEIVERIKLTQLDAGILAVPLNDPNLVEETLFEEEFVVYCSKLDTQLQKKYLLPDELDISRLWLLDEGHCMRNQVINLCALKLSERSIHQFDLSAASIETLKKVVDMYEGITVLPYLAMHDLTPSQKNNIRFFKEPAPARKIGLISFRYFVKEKMLNALRDEIQGCIPTEMHSHKKKQILEIYGI; encoded by the coding sequence ATGAATTTGCAACAAATGCACTACATCGTGGCGGTTGACACTTACCGCCACTTCGTGAAGGCCGCCCAAAGCTGCCACGTCACGCAAGCCTCTTTAAGCATGATGGTTCAAAAACTCGAAGAGGAGTTGGGTGTCAAGATATTTGACCGAAGCAGGCACCCCGTCGCGCCGACACCCGTCGGCCAAAAAATCATCGAGCAGGCAAGAATCGTCGTGAGAGAGGCCGCCAAACTCAAAGAGATTGTGGAAGACGAAACCTTGCCCATTAGCGGCACTTTGAGGGTTGGCATCATCCCTACCCTCGCGCCGTACCTCATTCCTTTGTTTTTGCAAAAATTTTTGAGCAAATATCCAAAAGTAAAACTGCAAATCAACGAGCTCACCACCAAAGAAATCGTCGAAAGAATCAAACTAACCCAACTGGACGCGGGCATTTTGGCCGTCCCGCTTAACGACCCCAACTTGGTCGAGGAAACCCTTTTTGAGGAAGAATTTGTGGTTTATTGCTCAAAACTGGACACCCAATTGCAAAAGAAATACCTGCTGCCCGACGAGCTCGACATCAGCCGACTTTGGCTGCTCGACGAGGGGCATTGTATGCGCAATCAGGTCATCAACCTCTGCGCCCTCAAACTCAGCGAGCGGAGCATACACCAGTTCGACCTCTCGGCGGCCAGCATCGAGACCCTGAAAAAAGTGGTTGATATGTACGAGGGCATCACGGTGTTGCCTTATTTGGCCATGCACGACCTAACGCCGTCGCAGAAAAACAACATCCGTTTTTTCAAAGAACCAGCCCCCGCCCGAAAAATCGGCTTGATAAGCTTTCGCTATTTTGTGAAAGAAAAAATGCTCAACGCGCTCAGAGACGAGATACAGGGCTGCATCCCGACAGAAATGCACTCGCATAAAAAAAAGCAGATTCTGGAAATATACGGCATCTGA